In Halomarina salina, one DNA window encodes the following:
- a CDS encoding ribonucleotide-diphosphate reductase subunit beta, giving the protein MPILDTDGTHDPNKILPIDYDWAREYYQAGVANNWTPEEIPMGDDVDQWTGDALSDAERRLVEWNLGFFSTAESLTANNVVLAVYDHVTAPECRQYLLRQAYEEAIHTDTFIYCCDSLGFDPDHLYGMYDRIPAIEAKDDFVVDLTRAVDDPSFTVETTADVRELLRDLVGFYVVMEGVFFYAGFAMMLALKRQGKMVGVGEQFEYIMRDESLHVNFGVDLVGQIRAEHPDAWTPEFGEEVVDLVTDAVDLERVYAREACPPDVMGMHPESFEEYVEYVADRRLGQLDLPEQYGTDNPFPWLSESVDLNKEKNFFETKVTEYQSGGSLEW; this is encoded by the coding sequence ATGCCGATTCTCGACACCGACGGAACCCACGACCCGAACAAGATACTGCCCATCGACTACGACTGGGCGCGCGAGTACTACCAGGCGGGCGTCGCCAACAACTGGACGCCCGAGGAGATTCCGATGGGCGACGACGTCGACCAGTGGACGGGCGACGCCCTCTCGGACGCGGAGCGCCGACTCGTCGAGTGGAACCTCGGCTTCTTCTCGACGGCCGAGTCGCTGACGGCGAACAACGTCGTCCTCGCCGTCTACGACCACGTCACCGCTCCGGAGTGTCGCCAGTACCTCCTCCGACAGGCCTACGAGGAGGCTATCCACACGGACACGTTCATCTACTGCTGCGACTCGCTCGGATTCGACCCCGACCACCTCTACGGGATGTACGACCGCATCCCCGCCATCGAGGCGAAGGACGACTTCGTCGTGGACCTGACCCGAGCGGTCGACGACCCGTCGTTCACCGTCGAGACGACCGCCGACGTGCGCGAACTGCTCCGTGACCTCGTCGGCTTCTACGTCGTGATGGAGGGCGTGTTCTTCTACGCCGGGTTCGCGATGATGCTCGCGCTGAAACGCCAGGGGAAGATGGTCGGCGTCGGCGAGCAGTTCGAGTACATCATGCGCGACGAGTCGCTGCACGTCAACTTCGGCGTCGACCTCGTCGGGCAGATTCGCGCCGAACACCCCGACGCCTGGACCCCCGAGTTCGGCGAGGAGGTCGTCGACCTCGTCACGGACGCCGTCGACCTCGAACGGGTCTACGCCCGCGAGGCGTGCCCGCCGGACGTGATGGGGATGCACCCCGAGAGCTTCGAGGAGTACGTCGAGTACGTCGCCGACCGCCGCCTCGGACAGCTCGACCTCCCCGAGCAGTACGGGACGGACAACCCGTTCCCGTGGCTCTCGGAGTCGGTCGACCTCAACAAGGAGAAGAACTTCTTCGAGACGAAGGTCACGGAGTACCAGAGCGGAGGGTCCCTGGAGTGGTGA
- a CDS encoding acyl-CoA thioesterase: MSEILMPNHTNNLGRALGGSVLHWMDICGAIAARRFARRQVVTVSMDHVDFLAPITLGDVVTVEGYVFETGRASMDVRVTVRAERPAAGERRATATSFFTFVALDAEESPVEVPRLDCPDERQRALRDRALDQRTARRRDLAVE; this comes from the coding sequence ATGAGCGAGATACTGATGCCCAACCACACGAACAACCTCGGCCGGGCACTCGGCGGGTCGGTGCTCCACTGGATGGACATCTGCGGGGCCATCGCGGCACGGCGGTTCGCCCGCCGACAGGTCGTCACCGTGTCGATGGACCACGTCGACTTCCTCGCGCCCATCACGCTCGGCGACGTCGTCACCGTCGAGGGGTACGTCTTCGAGACGGGCAGAGCGAGCATGGACGTGCGCGTGACCGTCCGCGCCGAGCGCCCGGCAGCAGGAGAGCGCCGTGCCACCGCAACCTCGTTTTTCACGTTCGTGGCGCTCGACGCCGAGGAGTCACCCGTCGAGGTGCCGCGTCTCGACTGTCCGGACGAGCGCCAGCGAGCGCTCAGGGACCGGGCACTGGACCAGCGGACGGCGCGACGGCGGGACCTCGCCGTGGAGTAG